The window CACAGCGTGCATTGTTGGACGAACTATCAATGAATTAACTGTGAATTACAAATTAGAGGTTTCATTAGCGATTAGAAAGAAGATCTTTcacaaaaatgtttttaaaacaattctaATTAGAGTTGACGTTTGTAATTCGAATAAATTGTATGCTGAATACCATTGTGTTTTTGAATTGAAGAAcgtgtatttgaaaattactaTTGTGCATAATTAgtagtttgaaaatgtttattttgaaattttctatttgaacACAACTTGATTACATTTGACGACAgtcaaattttatgaaaaatggtAAGACGCCGATGTTTAATTAACACTAAATTACGTTTCACATTGTATGAAAGTGTGGAATTGACAGAAGTGGTTggacaaattttaaatttacaacaaattgTATACAAACAGTTGCAATACGCCGTAATATGGACAAAATGGACGCGACAAAGTTTTACTCAAACATTATTCGTACCAGTGACGTACGGCGTGATACGATTACGCTTAAAATCATCACCGACCTCAATAGTTTGTCTTTGTATAAAATGGGATTCAATGAGTTGCAGTTCAAGGATCATTGACAGATAAATAAATGGATGCGTTTATTGGATACAGAAATAAATACAGAATAATGAATAAGatagagaaataataatttgaaaaaataaacaaattaataaataaacaaatcataggtaaataaataagtaaagaGGTTAAAACATGAGCAAAGATATAAGAGAATAGATAAAAGTAACGTAACAGTAATGAGAACAGAAGAATTTATTAATCGATTTGTCAGGTgtaagaataaatatataaaaccGACATTCGCGAACGACAGAAAAgagtaaataatataaaatgaagaCATTCCGCAAATATTTGAGCATTACACTCAGAAGAcgtttagaaaaataaattaaaccaCGTAGACGAGTAACTAAATACACGAGTGACagaaatgtaataaaataaagaaataagtgaataaataaataaactgacTAGGGCGAATATTTTATCTCGTGCAATAGTAAAAAGAAGACTAGTTTACAGTAGAGGTACATTACgaagaaggaaataaaatagtatagaataaattgaaataaaataactatGAATATAAAGAGAAGAGACACACTACTGGATAGAATTGAACCGTAGCTGTTCGATTGTTGAGTAATGAAGATAAAGCTTGGCTAGAACGAATTGAGAGATAGTATAAACTACCGATCAAACGATTACGGTGAAAATTACGCGTGGCGTGATGCGATTACGTTCAAAATCATCACTGACCTCAATAATTCATTCCCGAACGAAATGGGATTCAATGTAAAACGTTTGATAAAACGATTACGGTAAAACCCAGTAAAACAATCATTAAAAGCAGATTGAAAATGAGACAATTTGTTGTAATTCGCAATCTAGTGACCTTGATGTGTCTACCAAATATCGCGTGACTaatgccaaaagggcgtataatttttttttttgtgccaaTCGTTTTGTCAATATATTCTAAgcctaaaaatgaaaaaaaaattttcaaagccaaaagggcgtatatcTCAAGTTATaaagccaaaagggcgtattatttttttgataataatttctaatttattcCTTACTcaataatatgcaatttttattcaaaattttgaaaaatcttgattttttttatacgcccttttggcctTAGGCCGGCAATTTCCTaaagccaaaagggcgtatatcTTGagatacgcccttttggcgTTAGtacatcgaaaaatttttttttgcagatctTTACGTTTCGAGTGATTTTAAGTcgaatggcaaaaaaaaatttttttatacgcccttttggcacGGATCCCTATCTAACTGCTGTAGtacgcccttttggcattAGTCACGCGATATCGTCGTTGGCATTTCGTAGATGAATGACAATCTGTATCGTTCATGACTGATGGTGCAATCAAGAGTCAGTGGCGTCGTGCATGCGATACGAGACACAGATACGAGACGATAAATGAAGACCAGGATAATTCTGCAATCGTGTTTAAATTTTATGTGTCGTCACATCTTGAGGAAAAAACGTTTGCCGTTACAGTAAAGTagattgataataattatcgcaCATCACATTGcttacttcatttttaatcGTATCGAAAGCTGGAAAGCACGCGTTACCTCATTACTCACATTAGTTTTGCAACATGCCGCTTTTATCTTTATAACGCTTAAACGATTGCAAGCAATACGTATAATTACCGCCAGCAACAAACTCTATTTATAACATGTAGTTGAAAACCTCTTTGGGGATAAAACTACTAATGATGCTACCAATCTTTCATTTATTGCAAGTCGTGACTTGATCTGCGTGGAAGCTGATTAGCGTCTCCCGATAAATAAACGGTTGAAAAAACCCACAGGATTTACGGTCAATAACTCCAAACTAATTAATTGGAGCATAAATTGACGATTAGTCTCGTCACTTCGCTTTATCATCGACAGTTACTCGatataaattgttttcttcGTCCTCATACGAATCTCGAGTCTCGCCGAGTGCACATTTTCTTCGTCGATCGCCATTATTTGGCCGCTTTTTCAGCGGTGAAAACGGACGTCCGTATTGTTCCTGAGAATAAGTTGTTCAAGGTGTTTCGTGAAGGTGTTGAATAGTGGTAAGTCGGTagggatttttttaaacactacTAAATTCAGATTTGATAGGATTTGTAACCCGTTATTAACTCGACTGTGAATCGACTTGTGAATCGCAAGTTGGTTTTTTGATCCGATAGACGTTTCCCGCTTCAAGAGAGAAGCCAATATGGCACACCAATTTACTCCTGTCGGTGGCGAGCTTggagaaattttgcaaaaaaccTTCACCAACTACTTTCGAACCGCATACATAAAAGTCGATGGATGCATTTTACCAGAGAATTATAAACAGTTTGCCGATGCGATTGAAAACTTCGAGGTTCGTGATGACGACATTTGGGTTTGCAGTTACCCAAAAACCGGTAAGTCTTTATGCGCTTTAGTGTAATTAAGAAGGAAGACATTAACGTCCGGAAGACGTTAGTAACACGCCTTTTTTCGATCAGTGTCAAACACGATGTTGAACATTTTATCATCTGAACGGTAACCGTTCAGtgaaactttaaaatcaatctaatgttgtttctttctttcttcgttactACCTTATTTATCCACGACTAAAGGTTCCATCACGAGGATTCCGGAAATAAGAAATTCCATGAACTTATTAGAACTTACTTATTTGTTCGGAATTTATATTTTCCCTCTTACCGTTTTTAAGTGATTATAACTACAGAATAGCTAAAAGTATCTGGGTTTTTTAGCGTCAGAAAAATAGCTTCATCGTCAAAATTACCAGAATGGTTTTTATTTATGACTAAACAAAACTTGTCGCATTACGTGCAGCACGACGCGTGAACTGGTATGATTCTGATTTATTATTCAGGTACGACATGGACGCAGGAAATGGTCTGGAGCATCGCTAATAATTTGAACTTTGAGCGTGCGAAAATACCCCTTCCTGAGAGATTTCCGTACCTCGAGTAAGTTGCTGTTAATCCATATTAAACACCAGAAGGAACTAGTTGATATCTTTTCTCGTCCCCTTTGGTGGTTCCTGGATTTGGAAAGTGAACCATTCGAGTACAAGGGCTTATAAAAGTGCTAAGATTTCCGATGATGCAATTCACGTGtgcaatttttccaacagATTCTCACCGATGTTCGAAAAGACTGAAATCATACGACGCAATCCAGGCATCGTAATTCCGGAATACGCTATGGACAGTCCGGGGTACGCTTCCAAGATGCCTAGTCCTCGATTCATCAAGACTCACCTACCCTTCCATCTTTTGCCACGCCAGCTGAGAACCGGGGAAAAGAAACCTAAAATCTTGTACGTCGTCCGAAATCCGAAAGACACCTGCATATCATTCTATCATCACTGCAAACTCGTCGAGGGATACAACGGGACCTTTGAAGAGTTTTACACTCTTTTCCTAGGAGAGTCTGGTAAGTCTGGTAAGGGGCTGTCCGTACACTACGTTTCCAGTTTTGATCTTATTTTGATCTCCTTTCATAAACTGGTAACGTGGTTCATGGACAACCCCTAACTTGTGGACTCATGGTTGTTACGACTTTACCGCCAAATGTCTTCACGCGGTTTGAACGTGTGACTTGGACAGCCGAGCCAAGCATCAATCTTTTCAGTTCAATACACTTTCAGATCATTACGGACCATTCTGGATGAACGT is drawn from Neodiprion fabricii isolate iyNeoFabr1 chromosome 3, iyNeoFabr1.1, whole genome shotgun sequence and contains these coding sequences:
- the LOC124178946 gene encoding luciferin sulfotransferase-like — protein: MAHQFTPVGGELGEILQKTFTNYFRTAYIKVDGCILPENYKQFADAIENFEVRDDDIWVCSYPKTGTTWTQEMVWSIANNLNFERAKIPLPERFPYLEFSPMFEKTEIIRRNPGIVIPEYAMDSPGYASKMPSPRFIKTHLPFHLLPRQLRTGEKKPKILYVVRNPKDTCISFYHHCKLVEGYNGTFEEFYTLFLGESDHYGPFWMNVLGYWKNRKEHNILWLTYEDMKQDLSAEILRTAIYLGNTLNKVQLSLLTEHLSFASMKANPAVNYEELIAKLHEMSQVKREGVFMRSGTTKQWKSFMTPELIERFDEWTEKHLKGTGLAL